The DNA segment ACGCAGGTGGTCGCGCCGGGGGCCGGGTACGCGGAGGGCGTGCAGTTCGGGTTCGGCACCGGACGGGAGACGTTCGTGGGGGTCCTCGACGCGTCCGTGTACTCCCAGGGGGAGATCGAGGTCGCCTACGAGTTGCCCGACGTGGCCGGCACCGCGGGGCGAGGACTCCTGCCCCTCGTCTCCCGGCGCGCGGGGGATCACCGGTACTCGGCCGACTACCGGGGGCTCTTCCCGGTCGTGAAGGTGGCCGGGGTGGCGATCGACCTCCCCCCTCTCAGCTGACCCCGGTCGGGCTCAGCTCGTCTCCAGCTGCCCCTCCATCCCCGCCTCGCGATGACCGGGGACGTCGCAGAAGTACACGTACGACCCCGCTCCGAGCGTGACGGTGCCGGAGTCGGTGTCCCCGGACGCCGGGGTGGCCAGCTTGAACCCGTCGATCCCTTCGATGACCAGGGTGTGGGCGATGGCCCCGGCGTTGGTCATCGTGAACTCGACCATCCCGCTCGACGCGGTCAGCTGGTTCGGCGTGAAGGCCATCTCCTCGGCGGCGACCTCGAGCGTGGTGGCCGGTGACGCGCCGTGGTCCTGCTCGTGGTGTCCAGATGGGATGGCCCGCGAGGCGACGATCCCGCCGACCACCACGACGACGGTGGTGA comes from the Actinomycetota bacterium genome and includes:
- a CDS encoding plastocyanin/azurin family copper-binding protein, translating into MDRRLLERLILPVALPVGALLAILVIAVGLSRVLLAVSAEVAATVAIALAVHVLLVASLVAALPGVRPARVRGLVAITTVVVVVGGIVASRAIPSGHHEQDHGASPATTLEVAAEEMAFTPNQLTASSGMVEFTMTNAGAIAHTLVIEGIDGFKLATPASGDTDSGTVTLGAGSYVYFCDVPGHREAGMEGQLETS